Genomic DNA from Sphingobium sp. WTD-1:
CCATCGGGCGCTCGGGCGGCCTAGCTGTCAGCACGACACCGCGCTGCCTGAGTTTCCGAGCTGCCATCCCAGCGTGCGCCGCTGGCGGGAAGGTGAGCCGATTACTCGCTCAAGCTCAGTTCGACAGAGCGCAGGCCATGAACCGTTCACTGCACTGCAGCGCCGAATTAGCGCTCTGCTACCTAGAGAGCTGCTTAGCAAAAAAAATGCTCTCAATAGCCCGATCTCGCAAGCTCAGTATCTGATTTACGAAAAAGGGAAATGTGGTGGACGCACTAGGGCTCGAACCTAGGACCCGCTGATTAAGAGTCAGCTGCTTGACGGCAGCTTTAGCCGATTTCTCCCCAAAAGAGGACGGTCAACAATCGGCCCACTTTCTGCCGATCTGTGATGCCAGTCAGGCAAACGATGTATGTCGGCTCCAGACAGGAGCTGCCATCCGATCTATCAATTTGGAACGGCAGCACTGTCCCAGGCCCAGTCATAATCGGGCGGTCCGCTTTCAAGCATCGTAATATTGCGGTCGAACGGCTTGAGTGGGCGCAAAGCAGTCATTTCAAGTGTGTAGCTCAGATGTCCGCCTTTGGTCGCTTTCCAGACCCACCGGTTTCCGCCAGCGCCTGGCCGATTCATTCCCTGAGCCAATCTCCAGCAATGTTGTAACACTTCAAGATAACTGATTTTCGATGCTGAGCAGATGTTCGCGACCAAACATTGCATCGACAGCGATGACCCCGCATAGGCGATCGCATGCGTGAACCGATGCAAGCCGCCATCCTCGCCGTGATAGAACGCGCGCCGATCTGGATCAGGCAGGATCTGACATCGAAGGATCCGGCGGCCCGCACGCGCGCGGAGGAGTCGCTGGCGATGATCATCGCCGACGCCGTCCAAAGGCAATCCGCGCAAGCCGATTGATCAGGCGGCAACGCCAGCGGTGCGCCTGAGTTCAGCGATCCGCTCGGCACAGACTTCATGCACGACGCGGCCCAACTCCTCGATCTGCTTGCCAAGCCAGCCGAGTTCCGCCTCGCTTATCTTGTAATGCTTCGAATAGCGGGCCTTCACATAGGCCTCCTTGAGCTTCTCCCAACGCGCCTGGTCGATGCGGCGCTCACGCGGCCAGACGTCGACCAGGCGGCGATCGAGGCGCTCGGCCTGGGTACGGAGAAAGCCGATATTATGGACATGGGGCGTGTAGAAGGTCGTGACCAGAAGGACGCAGTGGTAGAGGCTCTCAGTCGCCTGATGTAACTCGAAAGCAGCGTGCTTGTTGAGACTTTCGCCGATCGCAAATCTCGCGAGCTTCATTCGGCCTTCCGCTGCAGGCAACCACTCTTCTAAATATTCCTGCGCCATGGCGAGCGCCTGATCCGGCGTCTTGGGCTTGGGGACGTGGAGCTCTGTGTCCTCGACCTGGTAGAGGGCAATGCCGTCTTCGCGCACGTCCATGAAGAAGTAGCGGCCATGGGCGAGGCCATCATTCACCTCCTGAAGAGTGTGGACGATGAAATTGACCGGCGTGCGAATGGCATGGGTGATCGCAAGCTCGCGATTGAACCGGTCCTCGAGCTTCAGCCAATAATCGACGCGTTCGGTCAGGCGCTTGTCGTTGACGATGATGAGGATGTCATAGTCGGACTGATAGCCCTTGGCCGTGTGCGGTTCATCGACCCAGCCGCCCCTGGCATAGCTGCCATAAAGGATGATCTTTTCGATCCGGCCGCGCTTCTTCCAGCCATGATTGGCGAGCGCCA
This window encodes:
- a CDS encoding HEPN domain-containing protein encodes the protein MRTDLDHLPGDKQRELERVVRIIFEEFEDALALANHGWKKRGRIEKIILYGSYARGGWVDEPHTAKGYQSDYDILIIVNDKRLTERVDYWLKLEDRFNRELAITHAIRTPVNFIVHTLQEVNDGLAHGRYFFMDVREDGIALYQVEDTELHVPKPKTPDQALAMAQEYLEEWLPAAEGRMKLARFAIGESLNKHAAFELHQATESLYHCVLLVTTFYTPHVHNIGFLRTQAERLDRRLVDVWPRERRIDQARWEKLKEAYVKARYSKHYKISEAELGWLGKQIEELGRVVHEVCAERIAELRRTAGVAA
- a CDS encoding DUF6771 family protein, yielding MREPMQAAILAVIERAPIWIRQDLTSKDPAARTRAEESLAMIIADAVQRQSAQAD